The segment TCCATAATCTCCACTGATAAGGTTTGGCTTCTGACAGCGGTTAAAATCATCAATCAGAAGCACCTCTGCCCCTGCCCTTCCGGCCAGCATTGTTACAAAAGCCAAGATTAAGCATATTTTTTTTGTCTTCATCTTTCTATATAAATAAACCGAATTTAAAAAGAAAGGTATCTACGCTCTCGTCTAACTCAAAGTAGTTGGTATGTCCATAACCGATACGGAAGTCGTTTAACCCTGGTTTTTTCCACTGCAGTTCTGCCCTTAAGGTATAATAATCAAAAGCATCAAAGCTCAAACCATTGCCATAATCTGCTCCCAGTTTCAATTTCAAATCGCGAATAAATTCGTATTCTAAGTTATTATCCCATCTCCAAGCAGAAGTAGTCACATTACTCGAAAGAGTTCCATAAGGGTCCTTAGTTCTGGTATAGTCTATATATGTCCAGTCACTAACAAATCTCAGCATTCCGTTTAAATCCTTCTCTATTTTTATGCCGTTCTCTCTTTTCCACCAAGTGTTGTAGGAAGGATAATGTCTTTCTCTTCCATAATAGAAATGGGGTTTTATCCTTAAGAATTTCTCTGGATAATAGAAGTCTAACTCTAACCAGTATTGATTTTCCTTGTACTTGCGTTCGTCCCATCCCTCAGCCATAGCTCTCTTATATTCCCCTTCATTATACTGATAATCAATTTTTACACCCACAGTTTTATCTAAGAAGGCAATATAGGGCCAAGTTTCTATGCCTACGAGATAAGAATTGAAAGATAAATACGTAGCGTTATCGTTAGGTCTATATCCTACATGGTCACCATAACGTAATACCCATTTTAAAGCTCCTAATTTAGGTAGACAGGGAATGGTATGCTCAAGTTTGTAATATCTTCTATTATAATGGTCATAAAAAACCTTATTATTGCTCCAGAGTAATTTGGGTTCATATTCACGGGTTGCTCTTTCTTCCATATAGGTATAGGTAAATTTTGGCCAGGTCTCTTTATAATGTAAAACAATTTCTTCTTGATGCCATCTTTTGCGATTTAGGGAAATATATCTTTTTGCCTCTTCAGCACTTCTTTGGTCAAACTCCTGTGCTTCCATTATCAAGTTCTCAATAGGAACAAGTTGCCGTTCAGTATTATATTCACCCCTTATGCCGATTACAGGAGTAATTTTTAAACCCTCTCTATCTCTATAATAAGGAATCTTAAAATCCTTATGTTTAGGATGATAGGGGTCAAGTTCAGAAGCAATGGCCGGACCCTTTCTCTGGGCTTTATACAGGTCGCGCTGAACAATACCGGTATAAACTCCTTCTAAAGCTCCTATTTCTTTAAGGGTAGTCGGCTCTGATGAAGGAAGAAATTCTTTTTCTTCCTGAATCAGTTCTTTTTCCCAAGCTTTTGCCTCTTTTATCATCTGCCAGCGTTCGCACTCGGTACAGGAAGAAGCTCTTTCTGGGGTAACCACTTCTTTTCTTACGGGTTTAATTTCCTCTTTTTTGGGCAGAGAGGTTGTGGGTGGTTGATTGGAAAGAGCTGAAACTTTATAATACCCTGCCTTTTGATATGCTTCTTCTGCCTGTTCAAGACAGCCTTTGGCTTCGGCAATCTTAGCTAACTGATAATAAGCATCTGTAAAATTTGGATTTATGGCTACGGATTTTTGGAAATACTTTTTAGCTTCCTCAAGGTTGCCAATAATTAATTCTTTTTCTCCCTGCTTATAGTATTTTTCTGCCTCTTTTAAAAGCAGAGAGTCTGCCCCAAAGACATCCCCTTTTAATAAACCCAGAAAAACTAAGATAAAAAAAATTCTTTTCATATTATTCTCATTTTCTTTAACTTAATCACTTACCTTAAAAAGTATAACACGAATTTAGGCTTTTGTCAAGGGGAGGGAGTTTTTCCTAAGATAACGCGGAGAAGATTCGGGGAAGAACCAAAATTTATACTTCCTGCACCATAGCCGATTCCTAATATCTTGAAGCGCGGTAAATTAGCAATTCTCCCTCTGCTCAGTTCTTTTACCAGAACCGCACCCGTCGGAGTAATATATTCATAAGGGCTTTCAATGAGTTCTAAAGGAAAACCTTTGAGTAATTCTAAAACCGCAGGACCCGGAAGGGGAAGACTTCTCTTACCGTGGCGGAAAAAACCTCCCCTTGCCAGTCTCAGCCGAGAAAAATAAACTTTTTCTATCTTCAACAAATCCAAAGCGATATAAGTTCCTACAATATCCACTAAGGTATCCATTTCCCCTAGCTGTTCAAAATGAAAGTCCTTTCCCTTAACCCCATGAATCTTTTTCTCGGTTTCTGCCAAAGTAACAAAACTGGAAAGCGCCTTTTTTTTAATCCTTAAGGGTAACTTGGAATTTTTTATCATTTCTTTAAATTCCAAATAAGAAAAAAGTTTCTTATTTCCACTCTTTATTGCTATCTGCGTTGCCAGAATCTCTCCTTTAATTATCTTTCTTACCTTAAATTCAAAAAGAGGAAGCTCTGCCTTTCTAAAGCTTCCCAGAAAAACATCTAGGTCAAGTCCTAAATCCAGTAAACTGGCTAAAAGCATATCTCCACTTATACCCCAGAAACAGTCAAAATAGACAATCCTCATTTCCCTTTTTCCTTCCTCACTCCCTCTAACTACTAACTCTTGACCCTTTGTTTCTTCTTTGGCGGATAATTTGCCTCTACTATACTCCGCATTCCTCCCCTTACATTAAACTCTCCTTTTACCAGACACCATTTGGGTTTACAAGCCTTTACCAAATCTCTTAAAATACGGTTGACCGCATTCTCATAAAAGATTCCTAAGTTTCGATAACTTAAGATATAAAATTTTAAAGACTTAAGCTCAATACACCATTTTGTAGGCATGTATTGGATGGTAATCTTCCCAAAGTCGGGAAGTCCGCTACGGGGACAAATAGAAGTATATTCGGGAATCTCAATGGTAATGGTATAACCCGGGAATTGGTTAGGAAAACATTCAATCTTCGGTAATTTTTCCTTTAAACCCATCTGGGCATGTTTAGCGGTATATTCTCCTCTCATATCAATCCCTCCTTAATAATTTGTGCAGTTGGGGAATAATGCGCACATCTTTTAAATAATTAACGCAAGTTTTCTGAAATCTATCTAATTTTTCCCCGAGTTTATCTAATTCAAAAGTGTTTGGCTGTAAAACAAAAACTGTGTCCTTTCCTTCTAAGAGAGAAATTGCCCTCTTTAAATCCTTCTCTGTAGTAGACAAACAAATTACAGCTTTAACAAAAACTTTCTTTTGCAAAGCTATCTTCAAAAACTCTCTATGTTCTTGCCAGTAAGCTTCTCTTTGCGTAGAACTGGGTAATTTTATATCCATGGCAATAATATCAATAAGCTTAATTAATTTTTTCAACTCTTTAAAATGTATTCCGCTGGTTTCTAAATACACTTTAAGATGTTCTTTCTTTAATAAAGTAAGGAACTCTTTGAGAAAATCTGTCTGCTCTAAAGGCTCTCCTCCAGTAAGCGATAAGGAGTTTATTCCTTGAGCATGCAATTTTACTTTTTTTAAAAGCTGGTATGGAGAAAAATTCTTGTAACGCCTTAAATATGTATCACAGAAAGAACAGTTTAATTTACAGCCATAAAACCTTATAAAAAGCTGGGG is part of the Candidatus Omnitrophota bacterium genome and harbors:
- a CDS encoding DUF111 family protein — translated: MRIVYFDCFWGISGDMLLASLLDLGLDLDVFLGSFRKAELPLFEFKVRKIIKGEILATQIAIKSGNKKLFSYLEFKEMIKNSKLPLRIKKKALSSFVTLAETEKKIHGVKGKDFHFEQLGEMDTLVDIVGTYIALDLLKIEKVYFSRLRLARGGFFRHGKRSLPLPGPAVLELLKGFPLELIESPYEYITPTGAVLVKELSRGRIANLPRFKILGIGYGAGSINFGSSPNLLRVILGKTPSP
- a CDS encoding tetratricopeptide repeat protein yields the protein MKRIFFILVFLGLLKGDVFGADSLLLKEAEKYYKQGEKELIIGNLEEAKKYFQKSVAINPNFTDAYYQLAKIAEAKGCLEQAEEAYQKAGYYKVSALSNQPPTTSLPKKEEIKPVRKEVVTPERASSCTECERWQMIKEAKAWEKELIQEEKEFLPSSEPTTLKEIGALEGVYTGIVQRDLYKAQRKGPAIASELDPYHPKHKDFKIPYYRDREGLKITPVIGIRGEYNTERQLVPIENLIMEAQEFDQRSAEEAKRYISLNRKRWHQEEIVLHYKETWPKFTYTYMEERATREYEPKLLWSNNKVFYDHYNRRYYKLEHTIPCLPKLGALKWVLRYGDHVGYRPNDNATYLSFNSYLVGIETWPYIAFLDKTVGVKIDYQYNEGEYKRAMAEGWDERKYKENQYWLELDFYYPEKFLRIKPHFYYGRERHYPSYNTWWKRENGIKIEKDLNGMLRFVSDWTYIDYTRTKDPYGTLSSNVTTSAWRWDNNLEYEFIRDLKLKLGADYGNGLSFDAFDYYTLRAELQWKKPGLNDFRIGYGHTNYFELDESVDTFLFKFGLFI
- the queF gene encoding preQ(1) synthase; translation: MRGEYTAKHAQMGLKEKLPKIECFPNQFPGYTITIEIPEYTSICPRSGLPDFGKITIQYMPTKWCIELKSLKFYILSYRNLGIFYENAVNRILRDLVKACKPKWCLVKGEFNVRGGMRSIVEANYPPKKKQRVKS
- a CDS encoding 7-carboxy-7-deazaguanine synthase QueE, which produces MKGKIAEIFKSIQGEGIYVGIPQLFIRFYGCKLNCSFCDTYLRRYKNFSPYQLLKKVKLHAQGINSLSLTGGEPLEQTDFLKEFLTLLKKEHLKVYLETSGIHFKELKKLIKLIDIIAMDIKLPSSTQREAYWQEHREFLKIALQKKVFVKAVICLSTTEKDLKRAISLLEGKDTVFVLQPNTFELDKLGEKLDRFQKTCVNYLKDVRIIPQLHKLLRRD